Proteins encoded in a region of the Leguminivora glycinivorella isolate SPB_JAAS2020 chromosome 23, LegGlyc_1.1, whole genome shotgun sequence genome:
- the LOC125238279 gene encoding tropomyosin-1, isoforms 33/34-like, translating to MQQLQRELKTANELNTKLLQEQEECEQEIESVVRTNTSLKAQLATQDVEFEDMQGQRDELQAIVDRFKQCQEIHEQALQRIQDLEQQLEESEAKMTCKYCSGQARPTDNNLSIFAELNSFELDFVHNETVCSPIVESLTSPVKCPANEVNKISMKGSNKIKKYLKLSRFIRKSKLLLKRHNLVFKKFHSKLSNLALSDELLICQHQLDQTVEELNHRSNEIRKLELKLKDLNNKEELSSKALQEYIAFMNDVLVPGSGYPLRMESPRPTTRPVEPESPALRAALAAPGTPSLRALFAKRLSLASEPRRDREPAVRTAASPPSRSRLAEPAPPPPPRAVESAPSPPSLAKLALALLTYVEPSPSPPATAPPPPPGAAPCRAPATAPAPPPRPRPRAARTVLYSDEAGVGLGALLAERLHHRVINDCHPGATVDRLIECISAGEFDCDSTLVVFIGNSVDCTKRDILKLSATLSKVDREEVAKIIICALPYRMSSKVNKRVFHYNSLLYNLALYSSTISYFDTNKFIDEFVMPYKKTYLPRRCLVECADLLAYNIKGSDVASTAFNNNMKRFNFSCPGSEGFEMKPSGDLNLN from the coding sequence ATGCAACAACTACAGAGAGAGCTCAAAACGGCCAATGAGTTGAACACAAAACTTCTTCAAGAACAGGAAGAATGTGAGCAGGAAATTGAGtctgttgttcgaacaaatacAAGTCTCAAAGCCCAGCTTGCAACTCAAGATGTCGAATTCGAAGATATGCAGGGGCAGCGAGATGAATTACAGGCCATCGTTGACAGATTCAAGCAATGTCAGGAGATACACGAGCAGGCACTGCAACGCATCCAGGACCTGGAACAGCAGCTGGAGGAGTCAGAAGCAAAAATGACTTGCAAGTATTGCTCGGGCCAGGCCAGACCGACGGATaacaatttaagtatttttgcagAACTTAATAGTTTTGAGTTAGATTTTGTTCATAATGAAACAGTGTGTTCCCCAATAGTAGAAAGTTTAACAAGTCCTGTAAAATGTCCCGCCAATGAGGttaataaaattagtatgaaGGGATCcaacaaaatcaaaaaatatctaaaattaagTAGATTCATAAGGAAATCAAAACTTTTACTGAAACGCCATAATTTAGTATTCAAGAAATTTCACTCCAAGTTAAGTAATTTGGCCTTAAGTGATGAACTTTTAATTTGTCAGCATCAATTGGACCAGACAGTCGAAGAGTTGAATCATCGCTCTAATGAAATAAGAAAATTAGAACTAAAGTTAAAAGACCTCAATAATAAAGAGGAACTCTCAAGTAAAGCATTGCAGGAATACATAGCTTTTATGAATGATGTTCTAGTGCCGGGCAGCGGGTACCCGTTGCGCATGGAGTCACCGCGGCCTACGACGCGCCCCGTCGAGCCGGAGTCGCCCGCGCTGCGTGCCGCGTTGGCCGCGCCGGGGACACCCTCCCTGCGCGCCCTGTTCGCCAAGCGCCTCTCCCTCGCGTCCGAGCCGCGCCGCGACCGCGAGCCCGCCGTCCGCACCGCGGCCTCGCCGCCGTCACGGTCGCGCCTCGCGGAGCcggccccgccgccgccgccgcgcgccgtcGAGTCGGCTCCCTCGCCGCCGAGCCTCGCCAAGCTGGCTCTGGCGCTGCTGACCTACGTCGAGCCCTCTCCGTCGCCGCCCGCCactgcgccgccgccgccgccgggcgCCGCACCCTGCCGTGCGCCCGCCACTGCCCCGgcaccgccgccgcgcccgcgcccgcgcgccGCCCGCACCGTGCTGTACAGTGACGAGGCGGGCGTCGGCCTGGGCGCGCTGCTGGCGGAGCGCCTCCACCACCGAGTCATCAACGACTGTCACCCGGGGGCCACCGTCGATCGACTGATCGAATGTATCTCTGCAGGCGAGTTTGACTGCGACTCCACGCTCGTAGTTTTCATAGGGAACAGTGTCGACTGTACTAAGCGAGATATTTTAAAACTATCCGCTACTCTGTCGAAGGTCGACCGAGAAGAGGTTGCGAAGATCATTATTTGTGCGCTCCCGTACAGAATGTCTAGCAAAGTCAACAAGAGGGTGTTTCACTACAactctttattatataatttggcGTTGTATAGTAGTACGATTTCGTATTTTGATACGAATAAATTTATAGATGAGTTTGTTATGCCTTATAAGAAAACCTACCTACCGAGGAGATGTTTAGTAGAATGTGCTGACCTGTTAGCGTATAACATTAAAGGCTCCGACGTGGCTAGCACGgcgtttaataataatatgaaacgGTTTAATTTTTCATGCCCCGGTAGCGAGGGTTTCGAGATGAAGCCGTCTGGTGATTTGAATTTAAACTAA
- the LOC125238280 gene encoding uncharacterized protein LOC125238280: MSLEEFKSKIASGQTAWLQELTKDTLSKLVQELGLQTNPNPNIDELRKLLREYVKTRHTGHTMSHQATLPITSLENFSGGNWRSYEEQLNCYMLLHDISEDKKVPLLITKLTSNVYDILSGLCAPKLPINITYEELCKKLQEFYHPKINLAVHRARFMDRKQEEGETIKEYLLAVRKLAKDCDFTDVDEHLKERLLNGVHNETIRYEVLKMADASLAKLTAVAETAEMAFKLSAKPVDVFKLSMDRRKASQQPQKNRQQQQQQSKCLCCGKTGHWKDQCTLRFKYCSECGRKGHIYRLCPQKKPSLKTVVCSEEKEEDVCENNELDDMYQTLNLG; encoded by the exons ATGTCACTAGAAGAATTTAAAAGCAAGATCGCAAGTGGCCAAACAGCGTGGTTGCAGGAATTAACCAAGGATACATTGTCGAAACTTGTACAAGAATTGGGATTACAAACAAACCCAAATCCAAATATCGACGAATTGCGTAAGTTGCTCCGAGAATACGTGAAAACACGCCACACGGGTCACACCATGTCACACCAGGCAACGCTTCCTATTACGAGTTTGGAAAACTTTAGTGGTGGAAATTGGAGAAGTTACGAAGAACAACTGAATTGTTATATGTTATTACACGATATTTCGGAAGACAAAAAGGTTCCTCTCTTGATAACAAAATTAACAAGTAATGTTTATGACATTTTGTCAGGGTTATGTGCCCCAAAACTACCAATTAATATCACATACGAGGAATTATGTAAAAAACTgcaagaattttaccaccccaaGATAAATCTAGCAGTGCACAGAGCGAGGTTCATGGACAGGAAGCAAGAAGAAGGAGAAACAATAAAAGAATACCTGCTAGCTGTTCGCAAATTGGCTAAAGACTGTGATTTTACGGATGTAGACGAACACTTGAAGGAAAGATTGTTGAACGGCGTCCACAATGAAACAATTAGGTATGAAGTTTTGAAGATGGCTGATGCGTCTCTGGCAAAGTTAACAGCAGTTGCGGAGACAGCAGAGATGGCTTTTAAACTATCAGCTAAGCCAGTGGATGTGTTCAAGCTCTCAATGGATCGTAGGAAGGCAAGCCAACAGCCTCAAAAAAAccgacaacaacaacaacaacagtcAAAGTGCCTGTGTTGCGGCAAGACAGGCCATTGGAAGGATCAGTGTACCTTGCGTTTCAAGTACTGTTCGGAATGTGGCAGGAAGGGACATATTTATAGGCTATGCCCTCAAAAGAAACCAAGCCTAAAAACTGTAGTTTGCTCTGAAGAAAAAGAGGAAGATGTTTGTGAAAATAATGAACTAGATGACATGTATCAGACACTTAATTTGGGAT GA